In Oncorhynchus tshawytscha isolate Ot180627B unplaced genomic scaffold, Otsh_v2.0 Un_contig_3338_pilon_pilon, whole genome shotgun sequence, a single genomic region encodes these proteins:
- the LOC121845188 gene encoding zinc finger protein 239-like: MDRPCSDSRGSFVCPTHLIPRKKTLKIKKMYPCGQCGKRFQTPSSLKTHQLTHTGKKSYHCSQCRKTFSCSFNLKRHQRIHTGEKPFHCFQCGKSFRMEGQLNEHKRIHTGEKPYHCFQCGKSFGRAGALKAHQLIHTGEKPYHCSQCGKSFSQAGHLKTHHRIHSGEKPYHCSVCEMSFPLLQTLNRHQLTHTRKMPYHCSQCGKSFSQTESLRAHQLTHTVEKPYHCLQCGKSFSHSSNVTAHQLTHTGEKNYHCTQCGKSFSLARYLKKHCQTHTGEKPYHCPQCGKSFRQSSHLRAHKLTHTGEKPCTASLSVGRSSGRQQT, translated from the coding sequence ATGGACCGACCCTGCTCAGATTCTAGAGGCAGTTTTGTGTGTCCAACTCACCTCATACCACGCAAAAAGACCCTCAAAATAAAGAAGATGTACCcgtgtggtcaatgtgggaagagatttcAGACACCAAGCAGCTTGAAGACGCACCAGCTTACTCACACAGGAAAGAAGTcgtaccactgctcccagtgtagGAAGACTTTCAGTTGTTCGTTCAATTTGAAGAGGCATCAGAgaatacatacaggagagaagcctttccacTGCTTCCAATGTGGGAAGAGCTTCCGTATGGAAGGACAGCTAAACGAACacaagagaatacacacaggagaaaagccgtACCACTGctttcagtgtgggaagagctttggtCGGGCAGGAGCTCTAAAGGCACACCAGctaattcacacaggagagaagccgtaccactgctctcagtgtgggaagagcttcagtcAGGCAGGACACCTGAAGACACACCATCGAATTCACTCGGGAGAGAAGCCATACCACTGCTCTGTTTGTGAGATGAGTTTTCCTCTTTTACAGACCTTAAATAGACACCAGCTTACTCACACAAGAAAGATGCCTtatcactgctcccagtgtgggaagagcttcagtcAAACAGAAAGCCTTAGGGCACACCAGTTAACTCACACAgtagagaagccttaccactgccttcaatgtggaaagagtttcaGTCATTCATCAAATGTGACGGCCCACCAGttaactcacacaggagagaagaatTACCACTGCactcagtgtgggaagagcttcagtcTGGCAAGATACCTGAAGAAACATTGTCAAacgcacacaggagagaagccttaccactgcccacagtgtgggaagagtttccgTCAGTCATCACATCTGAGGGCACACAAGttaactcacacaggagagaagccctgTACCGCTTCTCTCAGTGTGGGAAGATCTTCAGGCAGACAGCAGACTTAA